In Gimesia sp., a single genomic region encodes these proteins:
- a CDS encoding TrkH family potassium uptake protein — protein MNWLLLCRLLGLVGMLVGASMVFSLPWAFPFFGEAVEFESAGFWGICGAIACSLVSGSLLYLAGRKEHGTILRKEALAVVGLSWIYSGVLGCLPFLFSGSMVSPDVPMTVPDALFESISGFTTTGASVLRELEDPKLIPRCVLFWRSFTHCLGGMGIIVLFVAILSHLGAGGKALMRREVPGPTSEAVRPRVRESAIVMWTIYVAFTLVLALILWLEGMSAFDAFCHSFGSMATGGFSTHNASVGYFNSSLIEFTIAVFMVAAGTNFSLYFLSLKNMRSHDFSWKSMIAPLRSDIEFRTYLLILSGAIIFLTYNLINNHIYDTLPDALRYAGFQAVSIMTTTGYGTGDFDTWNESSKMLLLLLMFVGGCAGSTAGGIKVIRVVLFAKIIWLEIEKSFRPNVVRPLRIGTTNIEQGIRNDVTVYFSLVLVIFIFSSLLLTAIEPNTEWQTNKPEKLIDCTSAVVATLNNIGPGVGELGPTENYADFTLTGKVILTILMLLGRLELFAILVLFVPSFWKNY, from the coding sequence ATGAATTGGTTGCTTCTCTGCCGACTGCTGGGCCTGGTAGGCATGCTGGTCGGTGCGTCAATGGTATTCAGTCTCCCCTGGGCATTCCCCTTTTTTGGAGAGGCTGTCGAATTTGAGTCTGCGGGTTTCTGGGGCATCTGTGGGGCGATTGCCTGCAGTCTGGTCTCCGGCTCCCTGCTCTACCTGGCCGGGCGAAAAGAGCATGGCACGATCCTGCGCAAAGAGGCACTCGCCGTCGTTGGTTTGAGCTGGATTTATTCCGGTGTCCTGGGCTGCCTCCCCTTTCTGTTCTCCGGTTCGATGGTCTCCCCCGACGTTCCGATGACAGTTCCCGATGCATTATTCGAATCAATCTCTGGCTTCACAACGACGGGAGCCTCGGTACTCAGAGAGCTGGAAGATCCGAAGCTGATACCGCGCTGTGTCCTGTTCTGGCGAAGCTTCACCCACTGCCTGGGTGGTATGGGAATCATCGTGCTGTTCGTCGCAATCCTGAGCCATCTCGGCGCGGGCGGAAAAGCGCTCATGCGGCGTGAGGTCCCCGGCCCGACGAGTGAAGCGGTCCGCCCCCGAGTGCGTGAGTCAGCGATCGTCATGTGGACCATCTATGTCGCCTTTACCCTCGTGCTGGCGCTGATCCTCTGGCTGGAAGGCATGAGCGCCTTCGATGCATTCTGCCACAGTTTCGGATCGATGGCGACCGGGGGTTTCAGCACGCACAACGCCAGTGTCGGGTATTTCAACAGCTCATTGATTGAATTTACGATCGCGGTATTCATGGTGGCAGCGGGAACCAACTTCTCGCTCTACTTCCTGTCGTTAAAAAATATGCGTTCGCACGACTTCTCCTGGAAGAGTATGATTGCCCCGCTGCGTAGCGATATTGAGTTCCGCACCTACCTGTTGATCCTGAGTGGCGCGATCATTTTTCTGACCTATAACCTGATCAACAACCATATTTACGACACCCTGCCCGACGCACTGCGTTATGCCGGCTTTCAGGCGGTCTCCATCATGACCACCACCGGCTACGGGACAGGCGACTTCGACACGTGGAATGAATCGTCCAAAATGCTGCTGCTGTTACTGATGTTTGTGGGAGGCTGTGCCGGTTCGACGGCGGGGGGCATCAAGGTGATTCGCGTTGTGCTGTTTGCCAAGATCATCTGGCTGGAAATCGAGAAATCGTTTCGCCCGAACGTGGTCCGTCCCCTGCGAATTGGCACCACGAACATCGAACAGGGAATTCGCAATGACGTCACCGTGTACTTCAGCCTCGTGCTGGTCATCTTCATCTTCAGCAGTCTGTTGTTGACCGCCATCGAACCCAATACGGAGTGGCAGACAAACAAACCGGAAAAGCTGATCGACTGCACCAGTGCCGTGGTCGCCACTTTGAATAACATCGGCCCGGGGGTCGGCGAACTGGGGCCGACCGAAAACTATGCCGACTTCACGCTCACGGGGAAAGTCATCCTGACGATCCTCATGCTACTGGGCCGTCTGGAACTGTTTGCCATCCTGGTCCTGTTCGTTCCCTCCTTCTGGAAGAACTACTGA